One window of the Chryseotalea sp. WA131a genome contains the following:
- the rpoB gene encoding DNA-directed RNA polymerase subunit beta: MAKKTSNNRIDFSSIDKVLEYPDFLDIQLQSFKDFLQIETPAEKRQNEGLFKVFAENFPISDSRENFVLEFVDYTIDPPKYSVDECIDRGLTFSVPLKAKLRLTCNDEDNEDFETIEQEVFLGNIPYMTEKGSFVINGAERVIVSQLHRSPGVFFAMSKHTNGTKLYSARIIPFKGSWIEFATDVNAVMYAYIDRKKKFPVTTLLRAIGYGTDKDILDLFGLSEEVEANKNNLKKIVDRKLAARVLKTWTEDFVDEDTGEVVSIDRNEVLLERDHVITAEDVDVILDSGVKSIILHRVDVNVADYYIIFNTLAKDNSNSEKEAVEQIYRQLRNTEAPDEQTARDIIQSLFFSEKRYDLGEVGRYRINKKLGLDLSFDQRVLTTEDIILIVKYLIGLINSKAVVDDIDHLSNRRVRTVGEQLYSQFGVGLARMARTIKERMNVRDNEDFKPVDLINARTLSSVINSFFGTNQLSQFMDQTNPLAEITHKRRMSALGPGGLSRERAGFEVRDVHYTHYGRLCTIETPEGPNIGLISSLCVHAKVNKMGFIETPYRKVENGRVKGKDVIFLTAEEEDTHNIAQANVKIKAGGELENEKVKARFEGDFPVVEPKDIRYMDIAPNQIVSIAASMIPFLEHDDANRALMGSNMQRQAVPLMRPEAPIVGTGLEGRIALDSRALILAEANGVVDYVDAKKIVIKYDVSEEQQMIRFDDEYKSYSLIKFRRTNQDTCINLTPLVRKGEKVLKGQPLCQGYGTANGELALGRNLLVAYMPWQGYNFEDAIVISERVVRDDIYTSIHIEEFELEVRDTKRGEEELTSEIPNVSEEAIKHLDENGIIRVGAEVKEGDILIGKITPKGETDPTPEEKLLRAIFGDKAGDVKDASMKAPPSLKGVVIDTKLFSRPKKDKDLRTKSKKELDALKNRYSKQLSDLKNDMIKKLTSLLTGMTSQGVKHKFGDELISKGVKFTSKVIESNLFPDKNIYRDESNYSVPEEVNLIVDVSLDGWTTDDATNESVSELVKNYLNKRNVISGAFKRERFTLEVGDELPTGIVQLAKVYVAKKRKLKVGDKMAGRHGNKGVVARIVREEDMPFLEDGTPVDICLNPLGVPSRMNLGQIYETVLAWAGKKLNRKYATPIFDGASLTQVSAELTEAGLPEFGRTYLYDGLTGHKFDQPVTVGMAYMLKLGHLVDDKMHARSIGPYSLITQQPLGGKAQFGGQRFGEMEVWAIEAFGASHILQEILTIKSDDVIGRAKAYEAIVKGENMRKPNIPESFNVLVHELRGLALEITMD, from the coding sequence TTGGCAAAGAAGACATCAAATAACCGAATTGATTTTTCATCAATCGACAAAGTATTGGAGTATCCTGATTTTTTGGATATCCAACTTCAATCGTTCAAAGACTTTTTGCAGATCGAAACACCTGCTGAGAAGCGCCAAAATGAAGGGCTCTTCAAAGTTTTTGCTGAAAACTTCCCCATTTCAGACTCGCGCGAAAATTTTGTGCTGGAGTTTGTGGATTATACCATTGACCCACCTAAGTATAGCGTGGACGAGTGTATCGACCGTGGATTAACGTTTTCAGTTCCTTTGAAAGCGAAACTTCGCTTGACTTGTAATGATGAAGACAACGAAGATTTCGAAACAATTGAACAGGAGGTTTTCCTAGGGAACATTCCGTACATGACCGAGAAAGGCTCTTTCGTGATCAACGGAGCGGAGCGTGTAATCGTGTCGCAGTTGCACCGTTCCCCAGGCGTGTTTTTCGCCATGAGTAAACACACCAACGGAACGAAGCTGTACTCGGCCCGTATCATTCCTTTCAAAGGTTCGTGGATTGAATTTGCTACAGACGTAAACGCGGTGATGTATGCTTACATCGACCGTAAGAAAAAATTTCCAGTAACCACCCTGCTCCGGGCCATCGGTTACGGAACAGATAAAGATATCTTGGATTTGTTTGGCTTGAGCGAAGAAGTAGAAGCCAACAAAAACAACTTGAAGAAGATAGTAGACCGCAAATTGGCGGCACGTGTGTTAAAAACATGGACCGAAGACTTTGTGGATGAAGATACTGGTGAGGTGGTTTCCATCGACCGTAACGAAGTGTTGTTGGAGCGCGACCATGTAATCACAGCAGAAGATGTAGATGTAATCCTCGATTCAGGGGTGAAGTCAATCATTCTGCACAGAGTAGATGTGAACGTGGCCGATTACTACATCATCTTCAACACCTTGGCGAAGGACAACTCGAACTCTGAAAAAGAGGCGGTTGAACAAATCTATCGTCAATTAAGAAATACAGAAGCACCTGACGAACAAACCGCTCGCGATATTATCCAGAGTTTGTTCTTCAGCGAAAAGCGTTATGACTTAGGTGAAGTTGGCCGTTACCGGATCAACAAAAAATTGGGTCTTGACCTTAGCTTCGATCAGCGCGTATTGACTACTGAGGACATTATCCTAATTGTAAAATATTTGATCGGTTTGATCAACTCGAAAGCCGTAGTGGATGATATTGACCATTTGAGCAATAGACGTGTAAGAACGGTAGGTGAGCAATTGTATTCTCAATTTGGTGTGGGCTTGGCGCGTATGGCCAGAACTATCAAAGAAAGAATGAACGTACGCGATAACGAAGATTTCAAGCCGGTTGACTTGATCAATGCGCGCACATTGTCTTCCGTAATCAACTCGTTCTTTGGAACGAACCAGCTATCTCAGTTCATGGATCAAACCAATCCACTGGCAGAGATTACTCACAAACGTAGAATGTCGGCACTCGGGCCAGGTGGTCTTTCCAGAGAGCGCGCAGGTTTTGAGGTGCGAGATGTTCACTATACACACTACGGCCGTTTGTGTACCATTGAAACACCGGAAGGACCAAACATCGGTTTGATTTCTTCACTCTGCGTTCACGCAAAAGTGAATAAGATGGGCTTTATCGAAACTCCTTACCGCAAGGTAGAGAATGGTAGAGTGAAAGGAAAGGATGTAATTTTCTTAACTGCCGAAGAAGAAGATACGCACAACATCGCTCAGGCAAATGTAAAAATCAAAGCGGGTGGCGAGTTAGAAAATGAAAAAGTAAAAGCACGTTTTGAAGGTGACTTCCCAGTAGTGGAGCCGAAAGATATTCGCTACATGGATATTGCCCCCAATCAAATCGTATCGATTGCCGCGTCTATGATTCCATTCTTGGAACATGATGATGCCAACCGTGCCTTGATGGGATCAAACATGCAACGCCAAGCAGTGCCATTGATGCGCCCCGAAGCGCCTATTGTAGGTACTGGTTTGGAAGGAAGAATTGCGTTGGATTCAAGAGCGTTGATACTAGCAGAAGCAAATGGTGTAGTGGATTATGTGGATGCGAAGAAGATCGTGATTAAATACGATGTATCAGAGGAACAGCAAATGATTCGCTTCGATGATGAGTACAAATCGTACAGCCTCATCAAGTTTCGCAGAACCAATCAAGATACCTGTATCAACTTGACACCATTGGTGAGAAAAGGCGAGAAAGTGTTGAAGGGTCAGCCGCTTTGCCAAGGATATGGAACAGCGAATGGAGAATTGGCCTTGGGAAGAAACTTGTTGGTGGCCTACATGCCATGGCAAGGTTACAACTTCGAAGATGCGATTGTAATTTCTGAGCGCGTGGTACGTGACGACATTTATACTTCTATTCACATCGAAGAATTTGAATTGGAAGTGCGCGACACCAAACGAGGCGAAGAAGAATTGACTTCTGAAATCCCAAACGTAAGCGAAGAAGCCATTAAGCACTTAGATGAAAATGGAATCATTCGCGTGGGCGCGGAAGTGAAAGAAGGGGATATCTTGATTGGTAAAATCACTCCGAAAGGAGAGACAGATCCTACACCAGAAGAGAAATTGTTGAGAGCCATCTTTGGTGACAAAGCCGGAGATGTGAAAGATGCTTCGATGAAAGCACCTCCATCCTTGAAAGGTGTGGTCATTGATACCAAGTTGTTCTCTCGTCCGAAGAAGGACAAAGATTTGCGTACCAAGTCGAAGAAAGAATTGGATGCATTGAAGAACCGTTACAGCAAGCAATTGTCTGATCTTAAAAATGACATGATCAAGAAATTGACATCGTTATTGACAGGTATGACAAGCCAAGGGGTGAAGCACAAGTTTGGCGATGAGTTGATCAGCAAAGGCGTGAAGTTCACCAGCAAAGTGATTGAAAGTAATTTGTTCCCTGATAAGAACATTTATCGCGATGAAAGCAATTACAGCGTGCCTGAAGAGGTAAACTTGATTGTGGATGTGAGCTTAGATGGTTGGACGACCGATGATGCAACCAACGAGTCGGTTTCAGAATTGGTAAAGAACTACCTGAACAAACGCAACGTAATTTCAGGTGCTTTTAAACGCGAGCGCTTTACGTTAGAAGTGGGTGACGAATTGCCAACGGGCATTGTGCAATTGGCGAAAGTATACGTTGCCAAGAAACGCAAGCTGAAAGTAGGGGACAAGATGGCCGGTCGCCACGGTAATAAAGGTGTGGTGGCGCGTATCGTTCGCGAGGAAGATATGCCATTCTTGGAAGACGGAACACCGGTAGATATTTGTTTGAACCCGTTGGGCGTACCATCGCGTATGAACTTGGGTCAGATTTATGAAACCGTGTTGGCATGGGCTGGTAAGAAATTGAACCGCAAGTATGCCACTCCAATTTTTGATGGAGCTTCTTTAACACAGGTATCAGCAGAATTAACGGAAGCTGGTTTGCCAGAATTTGGTAGAACATACTTGTATGATGGTTTGACAGGACACAAGTTTGATCAGCCGGTAACAGTAGGTATGGCGTATATGCTCAAACTCGGCCACTTGGTGGATGATAAGATGCACGCACGCTCTATTGGACCTTACTCATTGATAACGCAGCAACCATTGGGTGGTAAAGCTCAGTTTGGTGGTCAGCGCTTCGGTGAGATGGAGGTGTGGGCAATTGAAGCATTCGGTGCATCCCATATCTTACAAGAAATCTTAACAATCAAATCGGATGATGTGATTGGCCGTGCCAAAGCGTACGAAGCGATTGTGAAAGGTGAGAATATGCGCAAGCCGAATATACCGGAATCGTTTAATGTGTTAGTGCATGAATTGCGTGGTCTCGCATTAGAGATTACGATGGATTAG